In one Rhopalosiphum padi isolate XX-2018 chromosome 3, ASM2088224v1, whole genome shotgun sequence genomic region, the following are encoded:
- the LOC132924739 gene encoding uncharacterized protein LOC132924739, with product MNIDETKKRKGGAEKQRDKKAKLLNKEAKRCGNLRDMFIKKINHNMAMNENVLNESVTLKNPTLSMMNPNTSTNELECEQTSIQLICSTKTKLDDNEGSIVDFPNIDDPEKINPNISTNKLECEQTSIKLICSTETKQDNNQETIVDFENATNIIDKFKKPEKYEVDAFFKFHPYQPTINIPFNPQKAYKRTDGIHRKWLTFSEAESKLFCSVCIAFCASTDSNPFTLGMNSWKHVYQRIAEHEDTFCHVKSVDAFLYHEHRANIPHMLFSSAREIRRKEVMERHRVLERIIETIKCIGKNCMSYRSHTNESSYTLENNNVSHGNFLEILCLISKFDDVLRHHLENVINKSKNRLESNSSITKGRGNLITFISKTTVTYIIQILKSLIQEKIVANIKEAGIYSIQIDSTQDVSVKDQLSIIIRYVTDRVEEHLLSMVESHSGEGRNLFELTEKTLLLHDLDIANCISDSTDGASNMQGQYAGFTTWLENKSPGHIHTWCYAHVLNLVMKDTSETNVPSISLFGLINKCAVFFRESYRRMDTWVNQLEKCHSKQNSLKRLIKANSTRWWSKSNALNRIFGQYGNSDTALFVDLVHSLYLISSSEKFNKNTRSDALTLLNSLTKFEIIITANIYLKIFQTTNPLSNYLQTSGLDFMQAHRLVRSSIDTLKKQSRCFEDIYETAKTFAVIQNRKLEEMDSEVEVETSFSLTRYRGKKDKYKTKTTDELPTDAAQRYKISGFNCIMDSIISSLQERFTKHKDLYTDMSLFDPRNFPMKPESISGKNIFKKITQLICQHLSENEKSEFGDDESRMTERIEVLLRDELIDFSQKWPNIKKTIQDEYEHENLDNPDSGDENDESESVVNDVCTIIKKESCRNCLRCCFTLLHKYNMYSKAYVMLYKAYKILLTLSITQVACERSFSKLKQVKTVYRNSMTQDNLEAFVLMATEKSILSDIPYQIVIDRLAQKSKTLHKLLIP from the exons ATGAATATTGATGAAACAAAAAAACGTAAAGGAGGCGCGGAAAAACAACGGGATAAGAAGgcgaaattattaaacaaagaaGCAAAAAGATGTGGCAACTTAAGAgacatgtttattaaaaaaataaatcataatatggcAATGAACGAAAACGTTCTGAACGAATCAGTTACCCTCAAAAATCCAACTTTATCAATGATGAACCCAAATACAAGTACAAATGAGTTAGAATGTGAGCAGACTTCAATACAACTTATATGTAGTACTAAAACAAAACTAGACGATAATGAAGGAAGTATTGTGGATTTCCCTAATATAGACGATCCAGAAAAAATTAACCCaaatataagtacaaataaGTTAGAATGTGAGCAAACttcaataaaacttatatgTAGTACTGAAACAAAACAAGACAATAATCAAGAAACTATTGTGGATTTCGAAAATGCAACAAACATTATTGACAAATTCAAAAAACCAGAGAAGTATGAAGttgatgcattttttaaatttcatccaTACCAACCTACTATTAATATTCCATTTAATCCACAAAAAGCATATAAACGTACAGACGGGATACATCGAAAATGGTTGACTTTTTCTGAAGCTGAGAGTAAATTATTCTGTTCAGTATGCATTGCATTTTGTGCGTCAACAGATAGCAACCCATTTACTTTGGGCATGAACAGTTGGAAACATGTTTATCAACGTATCGCGGAACACGAGGATACATTTTGCCATGTTAAATCAGTGGATGCTTTTCTTTATCATGAGCATAGAGCAAATATTCCACACATGTTGTTTTCATCAGCCAGGGAAATTCGACGTAAAGAAGTTATGGAACGACACCGAGTACTAGAAAGAATAATTGAAACTATTAAGTGTATCGGAAAAAATTGTATGAGTTACAGATCTCATACAAATGAATCTTCATAtactttagaaaataataatgtgagtCATGGCaactttttagaaatattatgtttaatatcaaaatttgaCGATGTTTTAAGGCATCATTTAGAAAACGTAATTAATAAAAGCAAAAACAGACTTGAATCAAATTCTAGTATAACTAAAGGCAGAGGAAATCTTATCACCTTCATTTCAAAAACTACAGTTACATATATCATACAAATACTTAAATCATTAATACAAGAAAAAATTGTAGCAAACATAAAAGAAGCAGGAATATACTCCATTCAAATTGACAGCACTCAAGATGTATCAGTTAAAGATCAGCTATCAATAATTATACGCTACGTAACAGATCGAGTTGAAGAGCATCTATTATCAATGGTGGAAAGTCATTCAGGCGAGGGAcgcaatttatttgaattaactgaaaaaacgttattattacatGATCTTGACATAGCTAATTGCATTTCAGATAGCACAGATGGTGCATCAAACATGCAAGGTCAGTATGCAGGATTCACTACATGGCTTGAAAATAAATCTCCAGGACATATCCATACATGGTGTTACGCACACGTGCTGAATTTAGTTATGAAAGATACTAGTGAGACTAATGTGCCCTCCATTAGTTTATTTGGTCTGATAAATAAATGTGCTGTATTTTTTCGTGAATCATATCGTAGAATGGACACCTGGGTTAATCAATTAGAAAAATGtcattcaaaacaaaattcattaaaacgtTTGATCAAAGCAAATTCAACACGATGGTGGTCAAAGAGTAATGCACTTAATAGAATTTTTGGCCAGTATGGAAATTCAGATACAGCACTGTTTGTAGATTTAGttcattcattatatttaatatcgtcttcagaaaaatttaataaaaacactagATCTGATGCTTTGACATTACTTAACAGCTTAACTAAATTTGAGATTATAATAACagccaatatttatttaaaaatatttcaaacaaccAATCCTTTGTCCAACTATTTACAAACGTCTGGACTAGATTTTATGCAAGCTCATCGTTTAGTACGGTCGTCGattgatacattaaaaaaacaatccAGATGTTTTGAAGATATATATGAAACTGCTAAAACTTTCGCAGTCATTCAAAACAGAAAGTTAGAAGAAATGGATTCTGAAGTTGAGGTAGAAACATCATTTTCGCTCACTAGATATCGtggtaaaaaagataaatataaaactaaaactactGATGAATTACCAACTGACGCAGCCCaacgatataaaataagtgGTTTTAATTGCATAATGGATTCTATTATTTCAAGCTTACAGGAACGATTTACTAAGCACAAGGACTTGTACACCGACATGTCATTGTTTGACCCTCGAAATTTTCCAATGAAACCTGAAAGTATttcaggaaaaaatatttttaaaaaaataactcagCTTATATGTCAGCATTTGAGTGAAAATGAAAAGTCAGAGTTCGGTGATGATGAATCTCGTATGACAGAACGTATTGAAGTTTTATTACGAGATGAGTTAATAGATTTTTCACAAAAATGGCCCAATATTAAGAAAACTATTCAAGATGAATATGAACACGAAAACCTCGATAATccag aCAGTGGTGATGAAAATGATGAATCGGAGTCTGTAGTGAACGACGTATGCACTATAATTAAAAAGGAGTCTTGCAGAAATTGTTTGAGATGTTGTTTTACTttattacataagtataatatgtatagtaaagcATATGTTATGCTATAtaaagcttataaaatattattaactttatccaTTACGCAAGTAGCTTGTGAACGATCCTTCTCAAAATTAAAGCag gtgAAAACCGTTTATAGGAACAGTATGACACAGGACAACCTAGAAGCTTTTGTTTTAATGGCTAcagaaaaaagtattttaagtgaTATACCATACCAAATTGTTATAGACCGTTTAGCCCAAAAAAGCAAAACActccataaattattaattccttga
- the LOC132926470 gene encoding uncharacterized protein LOC132926470, translating to MKNNLKIKEKLKWNTSSLESPTSSIDEEEDSSEKDPGYSKNVICEKNTIIHETPPSKQKLISKDLPQTFPGTSFKRKLDFSTMNKCKSLSPKPKMSNAINFDEVEKIITTSSSPFKVTVSNSIPHSNNDILTKINRTTLNTWYEIKGLVERIESLENALLNKGFKEVFNDDLENGLIFSLPLSNEEELEIFEKKLLDTAFNKKLISELSRLVRGTLPSTVRSIMRYMFKDQLLEQYSFKGQKKKKVFYTLKCCSVIFDSIKKINKFQNFNSIDVETPIKVFIAGAKFRNNKTEPSEF from the exons atgaaaaataatttaaaaattaaagagaaACTTAAGTGGAACACCAGTTCTTTAGAAAGcccaa cttCATCTATCGATGAAGAAGAAGACAGTTCAGAAAAAGATCCAGGctattctaaaaatgttatttgtgagaaaaatactataatacatg aaacaCCACCTTCTAAGCAAAAATTAATCTCTAAAGATCTTCCACAAACTTTTCCTGGTACATCATTTAAGAGAAAACTAGACTTTAGTACAATGAACAAATGCAAATCTCTGAGCCCAAAACCTAAAATGTCTA ATGCAATCAATTTTGATGAAGTAGAGAAGATAATAACAACTTCATCATCGCCATTCAAAGTAACAGTCAGTAATTCTATTCCGCATTCTAATAATG atattttaaccaAAATCAATCGAACAACATTAAATACATGGTATGAAATAAAAGGGTTAGTAGAAAGGATTGAAAGTCTCGAGAATGCACTTTTAAACAAAGGTTTCAAAGAAGTTTTCAATGATGATTTGGAGAatggtttaatattttcacTACCTCTATCAAATGAGGAAGAATTGGaaatctttgaaaaaaaacttcTAGATACagcatttaacaaaaaattg atttcagAATTATCTCGTTTGGTGCGTGGAACTCTACCAAGCACAGTACGTTCCATCATGCGATATATGTTTAAAGACCAACTATTAGAACAATATAGTTTCAAAggccagaaaaaaaaaaaagtattttatactttaaaatgttgttCAGTTATTTTTg actctattaaaaaaattaacaaatttcaaaactTCAATTCAATTGATGTGGAGACACCGATCAAAGTATTCATTGCTGGGGCCAAATTCAGAAATAATAAGACAGAACCttctgaattttaa